In Chrysoperla carnea chromosome 2, inChrCarn1.1, whole genome shotgun sequence, the following proteins share a genomic window:
- the LOC123292267 gene encoding RING finger protein 121: protein MDFKNDIHKAVDLNKSFDELTDEEKWRLEHQKLHEQHKGHDAMHAEMVLILFVTLIVAQILLVQWKQWHYRSYSLMTMLGMWVIPLVICLRNYWWRFIFIWLLFSCITGLIVRKAMQKPLNGVTPRLVYKWFYFLYKLSYALGLIGYVIITTAFFGLSLVFNTPPQIWMDVGILFVFYGLYYGVLGRDIAEICADKMASHIGYYTPQGMPTRNLDPSVCAVCGNKLLVSENEEGIIENTYKLSCNHVFHEFCIRGWCIVGKKETCPYCKEKVDLKKMFCNPWEKPHMLYGQLLDWIRWLLAWQPLILFLVQGINWVLGLE, encoded by the exons atggattttaaaaatgatattcatAAAGCAGTCGATTTAAATAAG tCCTTTGATGAACTGACGGATGAGGAAAAATGGAG gttgGAACATCAGAAATTACATGAACAACATAAAGGGCATGATGCGATGCATGCAGAGATGGTCCTTATACTTTTTGTAACATTAATTGTTGCTCAAATATTATTAGTACAATGGAAACAATGGCATTATCGATCTTATTCg ttgatGACAATGTTAGGAATGTGGGTGATTCCATTAGTAATTTGCTTGCGAAATTACTGGTGgcgatttatatttatttggttGTTATTTTCGTGTATAACTGGATTAATTGTAAGGAAAGCTATGCAAAAACCGTTAAACGGTGTCACACCAAG aCTGGTatataaatggttttatttcttatataaacTAAGTTACGCACTTGGTTTAATTGGTTATGTGATAATAACTACAGCTTTCTTTGGTCTCAGTTTAGTTTTTAATACTCCGCCACAGATATGGATGGATGTaggaattttatttgtattttatggaCTATATTATGGTGTATTAGGACGAGATATCGCTGAAATATGTGCAGATAAAATGGCGTCACATATAGGG taCTATACTCCTCAGGGAATGCCAACTCGAAACTTAGATCCTAGTGTGTGTGCAGTATGcggtaataaattattagttagtGAAAATGAAGAAGGTATTATTGAAAATACCTATAAATTATCATGTAATCATGT GTTTCACGAATTTTGTATACGCGGATGGTGTATAGTAGGTAAAAAAGAAACGTGTCCCTATTGTAAggaaaaagttgatttaaagaaaatgttttgtaatcCTTGGGAAAAACCTCATATGTTGTATGGACAGCTTTTGGATTGGATACGATGGCTGCTAGCATGGCaaccattaatattatttttagtacaaGGAATCAATTGGGTGTTAGGACTTGAGTGA
- the LOC123293477 gene encoding cyclin-dependent kinase-like 4 isoform X1 — protein sequence MIESFGYLVIIYHYYPESMFYRNLIARFQKSNNISENNHTSSRPVRAQSRSMERYEKICKLGEGSYGIVFKCRNRDNGEIVAIKKFAESEDDPLIRKIALREIRVLKNLKHPNLVNLIEVFRRKRRLHLVFEFCERTVLNEMEKYPTGCPDLVCKQILWQTLQAVSYCHKHNCIHRDIKPENILLTHNGVVKLCDFGFARMLSPGENYTDYVATRWYRAPELLVGDTQYGPQVDIWAIGCLTAELIRGEALWPGKSDADQLYLIRCTVGDFLPSHMNIFRANEFFKGIILPVPQPEEMITLEEKVPNVEYTAIDFLKKCLDKDPEKRWSCDQLLVHRYFDNFHYKFPDTQEENSEKTKYLGNQSRTSNNSNTMSLPQLKKKSIDMKSPSENISMHKLEHLPAI from the exons ATGATAGAAAGCTTTGGCTATTTGGTAATCATCTACCATTATTATCCAGAAAGTATGTTCTATCGAAATTTGATAGCACGTTTTCAAAAATCCAATAATATTAGTGAGAACAATCATACTTCTAGCAGACCAGTGCGAGCACAATCTCGTAGTATGGAACGTTATGAGAAAATTTGTAAACTTGGCGAGGGCAGTTATGGTATTGTGTTTAAGTGTCGTAATCGTGATAATGGTGAAATTGTTGCGATAAAAAAGTTTGCTGAAAGTGAAGATGATCCACTGATTAGAAAAATAGCGTTACGTGAAATTAGAgtgttaaaa aatttaaaacATCCAAATCTTGTAAATTTAATAGAAGTATTTCGACGTAAACGCCGTTTACATTTGGTATTTGAATTTTGTGAACGCactgttttaaatgaaatggaaaaatatCCAACTGGTTGTCCTGATTTagtttgtaaacaaatattatggCAAACATTACAGGCTGTATCTTATTGCCATAAACATAATTGTATACATCGAGATATTAaaccagaaaatattttattaactcatAACGGTGTAGTCAAATTATGTGATTTTGGTTTTGCACGAATGttaa GTCCTGGAGAAAATTATACAGATTATGTAGCCACACGTTGGTATAGAGCACCAGAATTATTAGTTGGTGATACACAATATGGACCACAAGTAGATATATGGGCTATTGGGTGCCTAACTGCAGAATTAATCAGAGGAGAGGCTTTATGGCCGGGAAAATCGGATGCAgatcaattatatttaatacgtTGTACAGTTGGTGATTTTTTACCAAGCCATATGAATATCTTTCGTGCTAATGAGTTTTTTAAAGGTATTATATTACCCGTGCCACAACCAGAAGAAATGATTACACTGGAGGAAAAAGTTCCGAATGTTGAGTATACtgcaattgattttttgaaa AAATGTTTAGATAAGGATCCAGAAAAACGATGGAGTTGTGATCAGCTACTAGTTCATCgatattttgacaattttcattaTAAGTTCCCAGACACACAAGaagaaaatagtgaaaaaactaaatatttaggAAATCAATCAAGG aCATCAAATAATAGTAATACTATGAGTTTACCACAACTGAAGAAGAAAAGTATTGATATGAAATCTCCAAGTGAAAATATAAGTATGCATAAGTTAGAGCACTTACCAGCTATATAA
- the LOC123293477 gene encoding cyclin-dependent kinase-like 4 isoform X2 codes for MEKWLNDRKLWLFGNHLPLLSRNRPVRAQSRSMERYEKICKLGEGSYGIVFKCRNRDNGEIVAIKKFAESEDDPLIRKIALREIRVLKNLKHPNLVNLIEVFRRKRRLHLVFEFCERTVLNEMEKYPTGCPDLVCKQILWQTLQAVSYCHKHNCIHRDIKPENILLTHNGVVKLCDFGFARMLSPGENYTDYVATRWYRAPELLVGDTQYGPQVDIWAIGCLTAELIRGEALWPGKSDADQLYLIRCTVGDFLPSHMNIFRANEFFKGIILPVPQPEEMITLEEKVPNVEYTAIDFLKKCLDKDPEKRWSCDQLLVHRYFDNFHYKFPDTQEENSEKTKYLGNQSRTSNNSNTMSLPQLKKKSIDMKSPSENISMHKLEHLPAI; via the exons ATGGAGAAATGGCTAAATGATAGAAAGCTTTGGCTATTTGGTAATCATCTACCATTATTATCCAGAAA CAGACCAGTGCGAGCACAATCTCGTAGTATGGAACGTTATGAGAAAATTTGTAAACTTGGCGAGGGCAGTTATGGTATTGTGTTTAAGTGTCGTAATCGTGATAATGGTGAAATTGTTGCGATAAAAAAGTTTGCTGAAAGTGAAGATGATCCACTGATTAGAAAAATAGCGTTACGTGAAATTAGAgtgttaaaa aatttaaaacATCCAAATCTTGTAAATTTAATAGAAGTATTTCGACGTAAACGCCGTTTACATTTGGTATTTGAATTTTGTGAACGCactgttttaaatgaaatggaaaaatatCCAACTGGTTGTCCTGATTTagtttgtaaacaaatattatggCAAACATTACAGGCTGTATCTTATTGCCATAAACATAATTGTATACATCGAGATATTAaaccagaaaatattttattaactcatAACGGTGTAGTCAAATTATGTGATTTTGGTTTTGCACGAATGttaa GTCCTGGAGAAAATTATACAGATTATGTAGCCACACGTTGGTATAGAGCACCAGAATTATTAGTTGGTGATACACAATATGGACCACAAGTAGATATATGGGCTATTGGGTGCCTAACTGCAGAATTAATCAGAGGAGAGGCTTTATGGCCGGGAAAATCGGATGCAgatcaattatatttaatacgtTGTACAGTTGGTGATTTTTTACCAAGCCATATGAATATCTTTCGTGCTAATGAGTTTTTTAAAGGTATTATATTACCCGTGCCACAACCAGAAGAAATGATTACACTGGAGGAAAAAGTTCCGAATGTTGAGTATACtgcaattgattttttgaaa AAATGTTTAGATAAGGATCCAGAAAAACGATGGAGTTGTGATCAGCTACTAGTTCATCgatattttgacaattttcattaTAAGTTCCCAGACACACAAGaagaaaatagtgaaaaaactaaatatttaggAAATCAATCAAGG aCATCAAATAATAGTAATACTATGAGTTTACCACAACTGAAGAAGAAAAGTATTGATATGAAATCTCCAAGTGAAAATATAAGTATGCATAAGTTAGAGCACTTACCAGCTATATAA